The Fusarium fujikuroi IMI 58289 draft genome, chromosome FFUJ_chr01 sequence TAGGCTGCATTGGTAACATCAATATCAAGGTATCGGTGCCAATGGACAACCCAGCATTCGCGTGCCAGTTCTTGTTGAGGCTAATGCAAGTTGACTGGATAGATTTGTCCCAGGCACCCCTGAGCGGCTGGCACTGCCAGATTGATAAGGCTGAGGCTATAGACATATAACAGGCAATGGTGCCTATGAGGGTATAGCAACACCTGCGAAACCAGTTTTGGATAAATATGCGGAGATATAGTAGGTGTATCGATATTCTGGCGAGATTCGCAGTGAGTTTGTAGAATATCTGGGCGACATGGAATAACTAGAGGAGTTAGAGTTATCATTAAGTgaattgttgttgaagttaTGTAGTAGATGCTACTCACCTTGAGTGCCATCAACTTGTCATCTGTGGTCAAGGTTTCAATATGACGACCAAATCCGTAGCTGCAGGACACTACCATGACAGTTTGTACCGTCGAGGCCGAGAACTATTTCGTTAGTGTCGGCCCTTTGTGAGTACCAGTATCAGGCATGACTTACAAAGGATATAATGATGGTTGTGTCATCCCAACCCAGACTCGATCGCCTAGCTACACGACTCCAAAAGCGGAAAAGGATAAAGATAGGCGTCACAATGAAGAAAGCAACGCTTGGGGCGTAAATCAGCACTGCGTTGCTCTCGCTTGGGATATCCTCCGAGATCATCATGGACAATTGAAGACGTGAGGCATGTGCTCAGTGCTATGGTAACACTGAGACGCCATCACCGTGGAGAAACTGGTCCGGAGAGGGAtgatttataataaaaaacttGACCCTTTCTGAGTCTCTTGATCTGGCTTCGGTTTCGACCGGGGGCACTAGAAACAAGACTCTGCATTCTTGTTGCTTTTGTGCACGGGGTTAATGGTATacaatatattaataacaGGAAAGACCTCCAATTATGGCTCATGATATCCAGAGAATCAATCCTGGGTACCCTAGTACTCAACAAACTATCTCAGCCGTCACAGTAATGACGGCTTGTTTGAGGCCATCCACTTGTGAAGTAGTCAGCTATATCACTTCAAGCTATATCAGCAATTTGCTACCCAGGGACGGCCAGCTACTACGGGGTGTTCAATCGTAACTTTATGATAGGAGATAAGAACTAGAGTTTCTTTTCAAAGTCTCTGACATTGGCTTCATCTGATTTCTGCACCTGGAAGATATTGTGTTATTCTGTAGGCTCCTTCGGTGCTGGTCTACACTTTGCTTTTCTTCCCTGCGAGTGACTCTTTGTAATAAGTGGAAACAGAATGATTCATTTGTCCTAGACGAAAAGTCCAAACATCGGTGAATCGCGGCGAATGGCGACTTGCGGTCTGCTTTCCTTCTGCTTCACTTTGTTCCATCATATTATTTGTTGCAGGTGAATTCAAGGATAATCCAGGAACAACAGAAAAAGCAACGACTAAGTCACACGAGGGCATTGAATAGGTAAAAAAATGGTTCAAATCGAGATTTGAAAAACATATTATGCTTATAGTTGCTTTCATATCAGTAGGACATTATCTTGATACTTTTCACGGTGCTTGGCACAAAAGGCAGCTTGTTTCTCCTCCATGCCATATGCAAAGATTTTACAACATCGATCTAACTTCCCTATGGAACACTATaaaatgagatgagatgtgtGGTCAAAAAcataaaaaaaaagcctgCAAAAGCCTTGATTCTCTTGGTTCATTTTACATCATTGTGTACATTCCATAGATAACATTTTACAATTTCACATAACAATAGCTGTTTCTGCTGTCACCTAAAACATGCTTTAAAGCAATCAAAGCACGAGGTAATCATGAGACACTTCGCCCAAGTTGCTGTTTTTAGACGTGGATGATACCCTGTAGCTCCGATGGATGCGGACAAGGAGACCGAGCAAGCCCACATTTCCCGGCGCTGTACTCCCGGGGGCATCGAGGCCTTGTCCAAGCTATCTTTGTGAGAACTGACAACGATCATCGAGAGGAGCTTGGCTTATCCCCACTGGTGAGTATCATCTCGACTTTGTCTCCGCCCCGCCAAACTTTCATGACTTCATATAAACATCGGTTTACTTGGTGGTGAGTGAAGAAAACAACAATCCCGCTTACTTAGTGTCAAACCAAACGTGACCTCTTAAGGAGGCAGGCAGCAAAAAGTCCTTGTAGATGTTTGTAATTTTTTGTATTGGACCCCAAAGCCTGAAGGCCTATTGTATAGACTGAACTTGTTGGTGGGGGGAGGAACTGTTGGCACTGCTTCGCACATCTGCCATTGTCTTTAGACTATAACTATCAAACCATGAGGAGTCGATCATTTAACTACCTAActtaaggtaggtagattTTGCATCCTCCATATGCATAATCTTCGCCAACAGAGAAAGGACGAAGATCCTACAAGTCTGCGGTCCGCGAAGGGTGGTAAGTCCCCGAAGTACATGATAACCAACATGACTAACCTCTCACGAAGCCAAGGAGTCGATAAATGGCGGAGAACTCATTAGAGGTGGCCGGAAAGGCACGCACCGTAATATTCGAGTCCATCAGCGGGCGAGGTCCTCAAGGCGAGCCTCATCTTCTCGGAACAGACAGTGAACAGAGACCCTTCTACTCAATGTCACGCTGCGTCCTCGCCGAAACCCTTATCAAGGATATCTCAAAGACAGTCCACCGTATATTCGTCTACAACGATGTCGATGCCGCTGATTGGAACGAACTTCCCCCGATCAGAAGACCCATGTGGTCTTCTGGAATCCAAAACCTTTTCTTCCCTCACAACAGCACAGATGCATACGCCTGGAACCATCACCACGCCGTTATTGGCACGGGTATACCTCTGAGACACCAGCGCTCCTATACCGGTGTTGAAGTTCGAATGGGTTCTGGAGGACCCATCGGAGAGTGGCACCCCGAAGGTATCTACCATTGCAGAGGCATGGAGCTTTACCCTGATCTCAAATCTTACCTTCGAGTTCCCTTCGGCAGCGCAACATGCATTAAACTTACCTTCGAAGTCGACTACGAGGATGATAAtggcatgatgatgatgatctcggGCGTGGAGAATGTGGTCCCTGAGCGACCTATCCTGCCGCTGGACTGGCATGATTCCGTCCGCGTTGATATCGCCCAGGAAGGGCACCCACACATAATCTCGCTCAACATGCGCTTCGTTGAGTCGCAGCATCCCGACCCTGATGTTCCTCACATGACTCGTGTTGCGGTCTTCAGTATCAAAAAAATCGCCTTACTGGATACTGAGAATACCGAGATTAATGGGAGAAGAGTGCACAACTATCACTATCTCATCAAACTGAGGCACTATCAGGGCTGGGACTCGGACGAAAAGAACTGAAAGGATCAGACATCTACTATTAGAGCTGAATCACCGCTACTAGATATTACTGTGTCCTGTAGGACGGAATCCTAGACGAAATAAAGAGTGACCCGTTGCACAACCTTGAGATTGCTTCCATTGACTGACAGCCACTGAGCGACATGAATCACGTACGCATTTAGTCCGGCCTTGTCACTCTTTATTACCACgatataatttttatttctctCTCTTACAACGGATCTAGGCGCCTGTTCGTGCTCCTGCTCGCCAAAGCTTGATGTCTCCTCGTGGCGTACAAGAGAACAAGCACCCCCATTCAGCACACTCCATGTTCGGCGAAACAATGCTATCAACCGACGAATCGAACAGTCAAAGGCCTCGCTAGCATCGGCTGAATATTGATGTATAAATAAACCATCCCGCTCAGGTCAGACTCTAAGCCACACACACAAACACTATCCAGAAGCTCTGCTGGAACACTCCCGATGGTAACGTAACCTGTACGACAGGATAGCTTCTCGTGATCAATTGTTTTGGTATCTGCTCTGCAACTACCGAGCACATTACACAAGAGGCAAGAAACAAAATATAACGATCATAAAAAGACCAAGGTAGGTTTTCCCAAGCCCCGATCGAGAGAACTAACAGAGAGAGATAGGTCCGAGGAGCGAATATGTCTCATCGACGCACCCACAGCGCGTCGCATGCCCAAACCGTACAATCTGGATACCGTAAGGTCGACTATGGCCATGTTGAGCCTCGCAGATATGCATCATCCACAAGTGGAATCACTTATACGCATTGCTCAGGGGACTTTTCTGCAGCAGAGGAAGGAGATTTCACAGACGAGGAGTCCTACTACATAGAAGGACCGAGTCCCCACGGAACATATTATACCACGGTAAATCCTCGAACAAACGCCTCGCGTCCTAGGCCTATtcctcaaagccaaagcagTACTCACCCTCGGGCTATCGTGTATTCCAGAAGAGGCTACCGCTCTGGAAGCGACCAGCCCAGGAGCATCCCTTGCTCTGAACATGAATTGCCCAGAGGCTCTTATTCTGGAAACTTCAGCCAACCTGGTCGATATGCCACAAGCTATCAGAATCGTAGGGCATATTCTGCTTCTCATGGCGGCCGCAGTCTTCGACAAACCTACCCATCAGACCACTACGATGAAACAGGGAACTATGTTGGTCCTCCCGCTGTCGGCTCCTATTCTAACAACCTTGTTTCGTTCCCGCGGCTTCCTGAGTCGGATCACTCTTCACCAGAGATCGACCAAGGGAATCAGGGAGGTTCGCGGCCAAACTCTGCCTCAGAAACACCTAATAAACGATCGTTCTCGGAACAGCTGGTCGACGGCGTACGTGGGCTTTTGAGTACGGAATCAAAAGAGGACGAAGTTCCTCCACAGCCACCTCGTACAGGTGTCTATCTCTTTTGTCGTCATTATCTAATCGAGGAGTGCGCTTGCATCACTCCTCTTAAGGATGGTGGGCCTGGTGATTACTGTCAGAGGTGCTGGGAGGGCCGTTGTGATGGACCGCGTCCTCCTGGGTCGGTGGTGAGGAGGTCATTATGGTAAGAAGCAGAGAGAGTACCAGGATAAGTCAGAAGTATGGGTAGCTTCAACGACCATTGGAATGGCGCCGCAGCAGAAGTTTGGAATCTCTGCATGTGGTTAATTGTTCAATAATAGTCATTTGATCTGtgctattagctattagtattacagaagaaaagagtaTCTGCATGTCCCACCAGAACACGGTTTAAAGGGGAACATGATGTGAATTGTATACATTGTCAGGTCTATTTGTCCGTTGTAGTTGGTCTTTTGAACCATCAAAGAATCTGTACCTGTATAATTCACAACCAGAACCATGAACATGTGGCTccaagaaataaaaagaatcGAAAACAAAGAAGCCCAACTCCATCCGCTATGCATATCTTCTCAACGCCTTGCTTATAGAGAGATACAATCTCTCGAACCCACAGGCAAAACCGTTATCGCTAGCATCAACTCTTTATGATGTGACGCGCCTAACCCAGAGAGATGAGGGTTCAAAAGCCGCCTCTCTTTCCAGACGTTTATTGGCTCGGTAGAGCTTCAAGCCCAAGTCGTGTTCCTCCCTCTGGATCTCTGCCAGCTCCTCCTTGAGCCCTTccaccttcttcttttcaatcTCACGCTTGCGAATAACGTCTGTATTAGACAGAAGCCTGTCTGTGGGCATCAACTCTGTCATCTGCTTAAtactcttgttgatgttatTGCGACGGTGCGCCAGACTGTCAAGCCTAGCAGTGAGATATGCCACACGATCGTTTGCCGACTGCATCTCTGGCGGCGCAGGGGGAAGTGCCTTATCTGTGGAAATGATAGACGCTGGGCGATCATTAGATGGCGAAGCTGATTTCATCGATATGATGATTGGTACGTTTGAAGCTCTCCTGAAGTTATCTCCGCCGGGAACTGGTCGCCTACGATCCATTACTGACGGTTGCTGCTTCGGTGTGTCCGGCGGAGAAGCTTGACTTTCACTGTCAGATAAACGAGGTGTTTCAgccgcagcaacagcagcagtgtTACATGTCGTGACACTGAAGCGAGAAGTAGGCTGTACCCAAAGGTCTACTGGTGTCGACTGACTTCCTGGCCCCATGGAGCTAATGGCCGGTTTGTTGCCGAGGAGTGTGTCTTCTGTCATTGCGGAATAAACGGAACTTGACCACGACGTATGTGGGTTGTGACTCGATGGCGATGGTTTCCTTTTGACTGCCTTGAGTTGGTCAGGGACCATGTTAGGATTGAGCATGGGTGCAGCGGCAGCATGCGTAATTGCGGGCTGAGAGGGAGGAGAGCCAGTATTAGGTGGACTGGGATACGAGTGAGAAATGAGTTCGGGAGATGGTGTTTtataagcctccttaagGTTCTGGGTGGACCGTGAAGGTAGGAGTCGTCGAGATGTTCCAGCATTGCCGCTAGGTGTTTCAGGAGACGGGTCGCGACCAAGCCCAACACGCTTGCTGACCCTACGCTGCAAGCTCAATGGTGCAACAGTTAGATCGTCCCGAACTGGATCGACCATAGGCGCACGGCCACTTGCCCCATTCCATGGTGGCCTGGTGTTGACAGGCTCTGGCTTTGCTCTAGCAAACTTGCGAATCCGCTGTCCTagtgaaggagaaggattaCCAGAAGTGGTACGCTGCGGTCCAGTGACGACTGTTGTGAGCCCAAAGGTTTGTTGGGGCATGTCGGATGAGCTAGCCGGTGGTTCCATGGTTTCCCACGGAGTGGTGATATCTGCAAGTTGATCGGTTGACCTAGTCGTGCGAAGTGGCGAAGGTTGACCAGGGCTTGTTGGCTTATCGCGACGCATAGTTGGTATTTGGCTACGAAGGTGTGTTTGTGATTGTCTGGGAGTGAGGCGGCGTTCCCCTAGAAGATCCAGCTGAGATAAATTTGGGCTCTCATCGATTGGTGAAACATCTTGAGAGTTTGGTCTACAAGTAAAGCACCATATTAGTGATTGTACATTGATTCTGAAGGATCGCATTTTGAGGATAGCACGCAGAGTGCCAACAAATTCCAAAAAGAACTGATAAGCCAGGCAAGAAACCtgcaagaaaaagaattcAGAACCAAGATTACTCACTCGTAACGTGCAGCATCAAACTCGGGGGAGCTTGGAGGGGAGATTTCGACAGAACGCCCGTACATGTCTTTGGCAGGCGCTTTGGAGCGAGATAATCGATGGTGTAAGTGACGAGAGTGGCGCTTGCTCGAGTCGAATTCGTCGTCGAGATAAACAGACGAGGCAGGTCTCCAAGGAGAGTCGTCCTCGCCTTTTCGAGGGTTTCGGGGAGGAGCGTTCGCTCGGATGTCGTCTGAGCCGAGAGCAGGGGAGCTGAGAGAAGATAAGGTGTTAGTCAGGAACAGATATACTGTCGCTATTGCCAAGTCGTATCAGGCGTATGAGAAGCATTAAAGGTACCCTCAGGGAGGGAGCGAGAAAATTGAGACGTCAATCCTGAGTGACCAAAAGattaggtaaatttagtaaAGATGACAGTCGATTGCCAGGGTAATCATTTTTGTCACTTTGGAACAAAAGTCTCAAGTTTTGCACAGGTACGGATACGCAAgcttgtcgatcttgagcGTGCGTACTATATGACGACGAACGACTCCAACAATTGCCGATGCCCAACTGGCTAGAAGAGGCTGATGAGCCTTCATCGCTTTGTTGTACCCTGCGCGTGTTGAAATGAGGCGGGCGCATGTAGCGAACCCTGCTGCGCCAGTTCGACTCATATTCATCATGCATTCTAACAAAGCTTTTGATGGGCCCTTTGTTATGATGGGCTGTGTTGGGTTGCATCCTTTCGGCGCAGCAGTTCCGAATCGGTTTTGATGTAGTGTATGGAATAAAGTATAGAACGAAAGAAAGTAGCACTTACAGACGAGGTGGGCCAGCGCTGTATGGCTGTCGAACTGTCTTACCACGTCGAATTTCGTATCTGAAAGGGCCGTTTTGAATCCCGAGACCGTTAAGACGGTTTTCGAAGTCGTCTTGGAGATATGTTTGGTTGTCGTAGTTGCTGTCGCGTGACTTGTTCGAATTTCTAccgttgctgctgttgacgCTCGTGGTGGACCTATTCTGTGGCAGTGCTTGTGATGAACTCGAACTCTGGGTCTGGCGGAGAAAGGGTCGGTTCTTGAGCTCTCGaggtggttgttgatgaatgcTGGGGCCAGTGCCAGTTTTGAAGCTGTCCCACATGGCGGGCATCTTTATTGTCAGCTGCCCgtcagtgacagtgacagttgGAAGATTGTAGGGATCGCTGGGCTGAGAGTGCCTCGTGCTGCCGCTACTGTATTCAGGTTGTTATTTTTGGGAGCGAATCCTTCAGCTTCACCTCGATATGGCCATGTAAGTGACTGTGCAGTGCTGACGGCAGCAATAGCTCAAACGGCGGCGGGACCTGAGTGTGGCGGAGGCCTTCTAGAAGCTAGGACTGGAATGAGGTTGCTCAAAGCTGTAACAATGGATGACCCAAGTCTGGAAGGTTTCGGGGTAGACAAGCgtaagggaaaaaagcaATTGAATCGCCGTCGTATACTGTAGGCACGAGTCCAGCTCCAAGCCCGGATTCAAGTGTAATGAATGTGGGTTagagtgaagaagagcgagggaaaaaaagaaaagaaaaagaacaagagacAGATAAACACGCaaacaagagagagagagagagaagactCGAGCACAACAGGGAAATGATTCCTTGTTGACGACATGGAACCTGGGGGTTCTTTAATCAAAACCTTTTCAAAATTAGGTGCAACGGTCGCTGGCTGTCGGCTAGTCAGTCCCCTGGAGCCCACTGGAGCTGTGGTGTATTAATTTAAGGCCTGGTGCTTGCAACCAGCGCCAACCGATTACCTTGATCCCCGGCTCTGGAGGCTGTTGGCGCCTCTTGTTTAAATGAGGCAGGGATACGACAATACGACGGCATAGGACGATGGGTATCTACCGTAAAATTGTGGCTCTTGATAGCCAACCGACCGAGAGTAACGACAGTGCCTTGCTGGAGTGTTTAGCCCGTGGGTCTTGTTTTGATATCATGATGTGTGGACGGACAGCAATTGTGTTGGATATACAGGCGCCAGAGCCTAGTGTTCCCAAGCGCCGTCGCCGTGTTGTGGCATTCAAAGACTGGAGATGCAGTTTGACTGGCTTGAACGAGCCGCCATTAGTCGCCCTGGCGCTAGGTTCCATCAAGACGTACCAGAGAAAAGCGGTGGCATGTCCTCCAGCAATGTCTGACGAGAactgttgtcaagaagcttatttTGACCCGAATCTGCAGTAAAAAGGAGAGAGTTCGGATGAAAAGTGACTCTTCACCTGCTAGAACCAGGAGTGATCATCCCCGTCATCACAAGCTTtcccaagctcaacaacaccagaaGGCAAAGATTGACACTCTAGAAAAAGTATCTTTGTTCGATCGTTCAGACCATGAAAGAGATCTTTCCATTTTTGGATCTGTGCCTGTCAATTCCGCAGGGGACCTAAGCGGGCTTGTTTCAGATTGCTCAGGGGCTATGATTTGAAACTTGGGGCATCATCTTCCATGCACTCAAAGCTGACGACCAAGTGGAACCACCAAcaggaaaaagaaacaacaacTCATTTACTTGAATGCGAACCTTTCCTAGCCCTTTCCCGCTCAGTCCACGCAGAGCTAGACGTTGGCGGATCATCACCCTAAAACACCCAACCTTGCGACAGCTGTTGAAGCTAAGCTCTCTCTGTATTTCACCGTCGGGGATATCATCTACTTTTCTTGCTGAGCCTTACCAAGGACCCTGATCCCAGCTACCTATTTCATAACATCCCCTGTTGTCTTTTGCCGGAAGACCCGTTTGTTACCGCCGTTGCCGTTCACTTCTTAGGGTATGGCATGGCTGTCACATTCTCTGATGGTCCCTGGACTATTGAAGACCGCCAGATAACGAGCAGCTTTACTCAAACGAATCAATCGCCTTCTTATCGCATATCAGTTGCCCGATCGCCAACCTAAGCGACACCGTCCCCAAGATCTAACTAGCAATCCATGATCTTATTAAGGAGAGCAAGAGATAATATGCCGTGACTAGGGACTGTTGAGGATCTGTCTCTGTTCGATCACACATAGTCCAAGCAAAGCCCTGGGATTGACAAACCATtactcatcatcagccaCTACAAAACCGACTTCAATCCTCAAACACGATAAAGCTAACTTCATAATCATCCCAAGTCACTGCCATCCATTCAAAACTGTGTCATCCCGTTGAATCCCTGCCGCCTTCAGACCATAGCTCCACAGGGCTTTCCTCTTGGCGTCATCTTTTGCTTCCCTCCCAGTCTCAAGTTCATCTGTACCATTCAGATATAGCAGCTCGCCCGTCGGGGTCTCAGTTTCCAAGGCGAGCCGAattgcatcttcagcacTCTTCCACAGTGGGCGGAAATCCCCGTTGGGTTTGAACCTGGCCTGAAGAGATATGATTGGGGCtaggatcttgaggaagtgaGACATGACAAAACTGCCCCGTCGATGTAGATCTGAGCCCATGGCACCGGGATCAAGACCAACCACAGCGATATTGGATAGCTGTGGATCCTGAACGAGACGACCAGCGAGTTCGTGCCTACATTCGTCAGATGCTAACTCAGTCAAAAAGCTTGGTGGACTGACATGAGCATCACCGCACATAGCTTGCTTGCCCCATATCGTCGATATCCCGTCAGCCATCCTCCGCCAGAATCTGGTCTGCTCCAGGTTCCCTTGGCGAGCTCTTCTGGGCCAGGGAAGAGACTGTCGTACCCCGTGTAACACTTGATATTTGTGTTGTTTCGCTCGTCGTTGATACTACGGACATTATCAACGAATGTTATTTTGCTTGTATGCCACGGCTTACTCATGAGACCAGCTTCCTATGAGAAGGATCCTACCATTTTC is a genomic window containing:
- a CDS encoding related to integral membrane protein; its protein translation is MISEDIPSESNAVLIYAPSVAFFIVTPIFILFRFWSRVARRSSLGWDDTTIIISFFSASTVQTVMVVSCSYGFGRHIETLTTDDKLMALKLFHVAQIFYKLTANLARISIHLLYLRIFIQNWFRRCCYTLIGTIACYMSIASALSIWQCQPLRGAWDKSIQSTCISLNKNWHANAGLSIGTDTLILMLPMQPIWISQLPAAHKRALMIVLTRGGGVVIVTSIVRMTTLDLATKTLDTTFEISSTVWTIIEQNLAIICTCLPMCRIPIAIILPSCFPNSNSNKSSHSVSQRIDGTRVQTGAWNPYVGPRSAQGLTRSVVLPNDEASEEVILGSLERTDTPSTLASAAGVIRKTVEYGVTYEVNPEANP
- a CDS encoding related to dehydrogenase/reductase, coding for MPSSQGTILITGANGGLGSAIVTNILGKTQLASNYTGVYTVRSAVTATRLQQVLKSAPGYHRHDVVDLDLSSLASVRTMVTGINRRVAAGDLPPIRALILNAGYQDHEEIKISDDGYEMTWQVNFLANQLLTLLLLQSMDKENGRILLIGSWSHDINDERNNTNIKCYTGYDSLFPGPEELAKGTWSRPDSGGGWLTGYRRYGASKLSSDECRHELAGRLVQDPQLSNIAVVGLDPGAMGSDLHRRGSFVMSHFLKILAPIISLQARFKPNGDFRPLWKSAEDAIRLALETETPTGELLYLNGTDELETGREAKDDAKRKALWSYGLKAAGIQRDDTVLNGWQ